The following are encoded together in the Plasmodium reichenowi strain SY57 chromosome 3, whole genome shotgun sequence genome:
- a CDS encoding hypothetical protein (conserved Plasmodium protein, unknown function): protein MKSVLDKNKKKEDEQLLKAKELKEKIESMKNDLESKTKLICLLKEQRENKIENIKKLEIENKSDYKHFLSEYENILNNYKVIEKEIHEMLNDLKMLLQLKKEKENILSDKNLVLETKKKELDTKVDGVELEIMNNSYMINDVLKKVREIFKKTHVQYEYEEDLKPLLIRLQHININSDEIK from the exons atgaaatcagtgttagataaaaataaaaagaaagaagATGAACAGTTATTGAAAGcaaaagaattaaaagaaaaaattgaGTCCATGAAAAATGACTTAG AATCTAAGACAAAGCTCATATGCTTGTTAAAAGAACAAAGAGAGAATAAgatagaaaatataaaaaagctagaaatagaaaataaaagtgattataaacattttcTGAGTGAATATGaaaacatattaaataattataaagttattgaaaaagaaattcATGAGATGTtaaatgatttaaaaatgttGT tacaactgaaaaaagaaaaagagaATATTCTCTCTGACAAAAATTTAGTTCTAGAGACTAAAAAGAAAGAACTTGATACAAAAGTAGACGGTGTTGAATTAGaaattatgaataattcatatatgataaat gatgtattaaaaaaggttagagaaatatttaaaaaaactCATGTCCAATATGAATATGAAGAAg ACTTAAAACCATTATTAATAAGATTacaacatataaatatcaaCTCGGatgaaattaaataa
- a CDS encoding 40S ribosomal protein S3A, putative, which produces MAVGKNKRTSKGKKGGKKKVTDVFTKKEWYDLKAPKMFLVRNFGKTLVTKTIGKKLATDSLKGRIYEVNLADLNNDEDQAHKKIKLSCDHIINRDCYTDFCGLSITRDKLCSLIRKGYTLIEGHTDVKTLDNYHLRMFCIAFTKKRQNQTKSTCYAQTSQIKKIRKKMVDIMTAEASKVLLKDLVKKFIPESIGKEIEKQCKKIYPLQNVLIRKVKILKRPKLDISKLMELHTDPKEESGKNVNALPESKEATNILTAELKH; this is translated from the exons aTGGCAGtaggaaaaaataaaagaacatctaagggaaaaaaaggtggaaaaaaaaaagttacAGATGTTTTTACCAAAAAAGAATGGTATGACTTAAAGGCCCCAAAAATGTTTTTGGTCAGGAATTTTGGTAAAACCTTAGTCACAAAAACGATAGGAAAAA aatTGGCCACTGATAGTTTGAAGGGAAGAATTTACGAAGTAAACTTGGCCGACCTAAACAACGATGAAGACCAAGCCCATAAGAAAATCAAATTAAGTTGTGACCACATCATTAACAGAGATTGTTATACCGACTTTTGTGGATTAAGTATAACCAGAGATAAATTATGCTCTTTAATTAGAAAAGGATATACATTAATAGAAGGACATACAGATGTAAAAACTTTAGATAATTACCATTTAAGAATGTTTTGTATTGCTTTTACCAAAAAAAGGCAAAACCAAACGAAAAGCACTTGTTATGCTCAAACAAgtcaaataaaaaaaatcagAAAGAAAATGGTTGATATTATGACTGCTGAAGCTAGTAAagttttattaaaagattTAGTCAAGAAATTTATTCCTGAATCTATTGGAAAAGAAATTGAAAAACAATGtaagaaaatatatccTTTACAAAATGTTCTTATTAGAAAAGTCAAAATTCTTAAAAGACCTAAATTAGATATTTCCAAATTAATGGAATTACATACTGACCCAAAAGAAGAATCAGGAAAAAATGTAAACGCTCTACCAGAATCTAAGGAAGCTACGAACATCTTAACAGCTGAATTGAAACATTAA
- a CDS encoding translation machinery-associated protein 7, putative — MPLNTQGGKKKPLKAAKKGPVELTEEDIAFKKEMAEKKKAEEEAKQKLLKAKKK; from the exons ATGCCTTTGAACACACAg ggaggaaaaaaaaaaccttTAAAAGCTGCAAAGAAAGGACCAGTAGAACTAACAGAGGAAGATATTgcttttaaaaaagaaatggcagaaaaaaaaaa AGCTGAAGAAGAAGCTAAGCAAAAATTGTTGAAGGCTAAGAAAAAGTAA
- a CDS encoding hypothetical protein (conserved Plasmodium protein, unknown function) — MKDPLKKKEREKGYYSCLDFDNLYKKKKKKKLKYSINRDKNLSDTELYEKTKLVIRKKNNHTYISKHNILRKRKEDEKLCLLNNVTIYKDYFDKGEDKNDEKLRNLKKILRIYENVSTNEKKKLYELIKFFSFSEGGFQNNKLRQKVWLLLLGFNINISKEKNYNEHPISILCRNQKKKFKYDDNSITYFKLKWKKKKDNQYKHDNNYNYFHVGQNEKMKERERINKKKKIGKKNNRKKYVLRKNNTDGNNNYNDDNNDHFDNDHNDIVVDDASYIDNSNYSCSSNSSLISVSSHSSYNAHSALSFESISHNSLNSSDYSLYPSTSSVLSSSSNSPLSSSVCSYVSNFSDNLKSVNDQIGLIKSKGDDEKSGRGERRINKKRKRGRKRCPLHFFSARNSYELGACEHTNCSDNYNSKREKSLFSNVLFFYKKSKRNIRRRSKCLYDGNKKAKKCIKKETKRIVDSILSIDKDKENFDKKKNRKFLIKLLKIIYKNLLEIDLYIVDYIIRKDKLKEEKSNILTYLQYNIKNNYNMNSDIRRWIIDSVLLDENDRIQVKKDVKRSVNTWNVHKSIIYEIKKTYQYILKNIICSILYKHSNKIYYAQGVHDVCLVFITLYFHKFFLRYKKYVFLEHFISRYVVNKICHCIYSKRRKRAIGKKGVPFIFDNSSSDVLSEDLYIKKFSLFKKKGVDYDISSVVNNVNDKICTHINDDDVNNIMLQGGSRNVQNVERLYDNNNNNNKNNNNSNSNSSSSSNNNYNNVSEVIQTNFINFENFEEFENYFKKGDSNIVDMHSNDNIHNSCSLIKKKGNICMYDIFEDNINNMFLMEEEYIEKICLLKNINLNKYIKYKKKKKKKEYIVYLLCERFLLFYMIDYLTLSLDISIKNTFKSIGLLLKYLDIDVYNVFCLLQKEQEGENMKYNNRNYKKNDNEKNARNSSLKLSGTEFFFCLSWVVTYYSHVLTEFDKLARIFDTLLSNNGIFIIYFTSAIILYKKEELLNIANKKKKDQGYNNLYSETHYIFQNMNWKDINVENIIKKTYYYMNYKIPFDTFLNKIKNKISFPPFSPIYSYPFILHHFDYEAKQEELKNMTVEKSILNFYNYKNGEYNNIQNYELKDTFVKDTSVKDTSVKDTSMKDTLFGVMGNVTSLNNNNKKEIKIKEAYKKNSLNSDNNIRNNVSNDCVNNSDCNSAYYNILREEKYNKKKKNHNNNDDDDNNNNNNNRDIESVSSFNGFEVDNSKHRSDLENNNINININSNNINFNNSYNMKIELSKMKTYDKYIDHILNDEKGKDKERNDLYFNNNCYKDNNIYLYYPYSILCNNLDLNNNILRKHLLVEHFFKYVLYDFILNYEGICKKYQMASEKIWYTVKYVHVRSKKEVIIYKRRKEKERKKCEKIFHKMTRHIMLLYLHKCNKKKNKKYIYMNFLRKHKTSLSFNHFTSNKMKMKTNNKIKRNHSYKNNHKNNNSNISNKARAIIPPIYKYIIQNSSNVIKNDVSCKKTKINNPSSHIKENNKKKIFEHIFYLLKMSMHNSPYVHFFLIFFLITLFTSLFYYRR; from the coding sequence atgaaagatcctttaaaaaagaaagaaaggGAAAAAGGCTATTATAGCTGTTTAGATTTTGATaatttgtataaaaaaaaaaaaaaaaaaaaattaaagtATTCTATTAACAGAGACAAGAATTTAAGTGACACGGAATTATATGAGAAGACCAAATTAGTTATAcgaaaaaagaataatcatacatatatttcaaaacataatatattaagaaaaaggaaagaggatgaaaaattatgttTGCTTAATAATgtaacaatatataaagattaTTTTGATAAAGGTGAAGATAAGAATGATGAGAAATTAAGAAACTTAAAAAAGATTTTAagaatatatgaaaatgtatcaacaaatgaaaaaaagaaattatatgagttaataaaattcttttctttttctgAAGGAGgttttcaaaataataaattacGACAGAAGGTGtggttattattattaggatttaatataaatatatcgaaagagaaaaattataatgaacatccaatatctatattatgtagaaatcaaaagaaaaaatttaaatatgatgataattccataacatattttaaattaaaatggaaaaaaaaaaaagacaaTCAATATAAGcatgataataattataattattttcacGTTGGGCAAAATGagaaaatgaaagaaaGGGAAAggataaataaaaagaaaaaaataggaaaaaaaaataataggaagaaatatgttttaaggaaaaataatacggatggtaataataattataatgatgataataatgatcaTTTTGATAATGATCATAATGATATTGTTGTAGATGATGCTTCTTATATTGATAATTCAAACTATTCATGTTCTTCTAATTCGTCACTTATTTCTGTTTCTTCACATAGTTCATATAATGCACACTCTGCTTTATCCTTTGAATCAATATCCCACAATTCACTGAATTCTTCGgattattctttatatcCGTCCACATCATCCGTTTTGTCTTCTTCATCTAACTCTCCCCTTTCTTCTTCTGTGTGTTCCTATGTTTCCAACTTTTCAGATAATCTTAAGAGCGTTAACGATCAGATAGGTCTCATAAAATCAAAAGGTGACGATGAAAAATCAGGAAGAGGAGAAAgaagaataaataaaaaaagaaaaagggGAAGAAAAAGATGCCCACTGCATTTTTTCTCAGCTCGTAATTCATACGAACTTGGAGCATGTGAACATACAAATTGTTCggataattataattctaaaagagaaaaatctttattttcaaatgtgttatttttttataaaaaaagtaaaagaaatataagGAGGAGATCTAAATGTTTGTATGatggaaataaaaaagcAAAGAAATGCATTAAGAAAGAGACGAAAAGAATTGTAGATTCGATTTTAAGTATTgataaagataaagaaaattttgATAAGAAGAAGAATCGGAagtttttaataaaattattaaaaataatttataagaatttattagaaatagatttatatatagtagattatattataagaaaagataaattaaaagaagaGAAAAGTAACattttaacatatttacaatataatataaaaaataattataatatgaattcAGATATAAGAAGATGGATCATTGATAGTGTTTTATTAGATGAGAATGATAGGATACAAGTTAAAAAAGATGTAAAAAGAAGTGTAAATACATGGAATGTTCATAAatctattatatatgaaataaaaaagacatatcaatatatattaaaaaatattatatgtagtatattatataagcattctaataaaatatattatgcTCAAGGAGTACATGATGTTTGTTTAGTTTTTATaactttatattttcataaattttttttaagatataaaaaatatgtattcTTAGAACATTTTATATCACGATATGttgttaataaaatatgtcATTGTATATATTCTAAAAGGAGAAAGCGGGCTATAGGGAAAAAAGGAGTGccttttatttttgataaTTCTTCGTCTGATGTCTTATCAGAAgatctatatataaaaaaatttagtttgtttaaaaaaaaggggGTGGATTATGATATATCATCTGTTGTTAATAATGTGAATGATAAGATATGTACTCACattaatgatgatgatgttaataatattatgttgCAAGGAGGAAGTAGAAACGTGCAAAATGTTGAGAGGTTATatgacaataataataataataataaaaataataataatagtaatagtaatagtagtagtagtagtaataataattataataacgTATCAGAAGTAATACAAACgaattttataaattttgaaaattttgaagaattcgaaaattattttaagaAAGGAGATAGTAATATTGTCGATATGCATTCAAACgataatatacataatagttgttcattaattaaaaaaaaaggaaatatttgtatgtatgatatatttgaagataatattaataatatgtttttaatggaagaagaatatattgaaaaaatatgtttacttaagaatataaatttaaataaatatataaaatataaaaagaagaagaagaaaaaagaatatatagtatatttattatgtgaacgatttttattattttatatgattgATTATTTAACGTTATCATTAGATATATCCATTAAGAATACTTTTAAAAGTATCGgcttattattaaaatatttagatatagatgtatataatgttttttgtttattacAGAAAGAGCAAGAAGGtgaaaatatgaaatataataataggaattataaaaagaatgatAATGAGAAAAATGCAAGAAATAGTTCTTTGAAATTAAGTGGTACAgaatttttcttttgtttaAGTTGGGTGGTTACATATTATTCTCATGTGTTAACTGAGTTTGATAAATTAGCTCGAATTTTTGatacattattatcaaacaatggtatatttataatatattttacgAGTGCcatcatattatataaaaaggaagaattattaaatatagctaataaaaaaaaaaaggatcaaggatataataatttatattcagaaacacattatatatttcaaaatatgAATTGGAAAGACATAAATgttgaaaatattataaagaaaacatattattatatgaattataaGATTCCTTTTGATACCTTTctaaacaaaataaaaaacaaaatttcCTTTCCCCCATTTTCACCCATATATAGTTATCCTTTCAttcttcatcattttgATTATGAAGCCAAACAAGAGGaattgaaaaatatgacAGTAGAGAAGTCTattttgaatttttataattataaaaatggagaatataataatatacaaaattatGAATTGAAGGATACATTTGTGAAGGATACATCTGTGAAGGATACATCTGTGAAGGATACATCTATGAAAGATACCCTTTTTGGTGTCATGGGGAATGTAACATccttaaataataataataaaaaagaaataaaaataaaggaagcatataagaaaaatagTTTAAAtagtgataataatataaggAATAATGTATCTAATGATTGTGTTAATAATAGTGATTGTAATAGTgcttattataatatattgagggaagaaaaatataataagaaaaaaaaaaaccataacaataatgatgatgatgataataataataataataataatagagACATTGAGAGTGTTAGTAGTTTTAATGGTTTTGAAGTTGATAATAGTAAACATAGGAGCGATTTAgaaaacaataatataaatattaatatcaatagtaataatattaatttcaATAATTCgtataatatgaaaattgAATTAAGTAAGATGAAAACgtatgataaatatatcgatcatatattaaatgatgaaaaaggaaaagatAAAGAAAGGAACGATTTATactttaataataattgttataaagataataatatttatttatattatccatattccattttatgtaataatttagatttaaataataatattttgagAAAACATTTACTTGTGGAACATTTTTTCAAGTATGTACTTtatgattttattttaaattatgaaGGGATATGTAAAAAGTATCAAATGGCATCTGAAAAAATTTGGTATACTGTTAAATATGTACATGTTAGAAGTAAAAAAGAagttattatttataaaagaagaaaagaaaaagaaagaaaaaaatgtgaaAAGATATTTCATAAAATGACTAGACAtataatgttattatatttacataaatgtaataaaaagaaaaataagaaatatatttatatgaattttttaagaaaacataaaacatctttatcatttaatCATTTTACAAGTAACAAGATGAAAATGAAGACAAACAATAAAATCAAAAGAAACCATAGTTACAAgaataatcataaaaataataacagTAATATTAGTAATAAAGCTAGAGCTATCATACCACCcatttacaaatatattattcaaaatagtagtaatgttataaaaaatgatgtGTCATGTAAAAAGacaaaaattaataacCCTTCATCacatataaaagaaaataataaaaagaaaatttttgaacacattttttatcttcTTAAAATGTCTATGCATAATTCCCCATATgttcatttctttttaatcttttttttaataaccTTATTTACATccttattttattatcgTCGATAG
- a CDS encoding hypothetical protein (conserved Plasmodium protein, unknown function), with amino-acid sequence MFIKSRIINFYKNNPFAFCLGSTWFLLINGGILFSYKYFKNFEHRHCYINDSINILKIYINYKKGDNLKLLRRRGNIDSSNERAKCELIFSYNDEKIYLNVNAIRINKKKNNKNYNDNNDDNNNDDDNNDDNNNDDNNNDDDDENRDISIYLENPFLIKKDIKKYFLKVKLFLYSFVTTTMEDQISKENYEHENKMKNNIKENNNLILSDDIKNKNEKIYDIIKGASVWKINNIMVVKKKKKKIINNDNMKRDILQSDNICPSSTNYINSVGYNSVINSFLFYIRSFFNNNFYYVYEIYPIYGNIKDNSYYCKYDNKRKTLNDTQRYLSQIMLCAFFISTMLAIKRIYIYKNSYSSLNFVKNFVLHNEHLHNILGHKQVQILSISGIHEKNYLNSKIFFQVKEKQGVIQMTATRNSSDTSFFLLHAKLLLNNEMIELKKEI; translated from the coding sequence atgtttataaaaagtcggataataaatttttataagaataaCCCTTTTGCGTTTTGCTTAGGAAGCACGTggtttttattaataaatggTGGCATATTATTCAGTTATAAGTATTTTAAAAACTTTGAGCACAGGCATTGTTATATTAATGATTCCataaacattttaaaaatatatataaattataagaaaggtgacaatttaaaattattaagaAGAAGAGGTAATATCGATTCTTCAAATGAAAGGGCAAAATGTGAACTGATCTTTTCATATAACGATGAgaagatatatttaaatgtaaATGCTATAAggataaataaaaaaaaaaataataaaaattataatgataataatgatgataataataatgatgatgataataatgatgataataataatgatgataataataatgatgatgatgatgaaaatcGGGAcatttctatatatttgGAAAATCCATTTTTGataaaaaaggatataaaaaaatattttttaaaagtcaaattatttctttattcaTTTGTTACAACTACAATGGAAGATCAAATAAGtaaagaaaattatgaacatgaaaataaaatgaagaataatattaaagaaaataataatttaatacTATCAGatgatattaaaaataagaatgaaaaaatatatgatataataaaggGTGCATCTGTTTGgaaaataaacaatataatggttgtaaagaaaaaaaaaaaaaaaattataaacaatgataatatgaaaCGTGATATACTTCAAAGTGATAACATATGTCCTTCTTcaacaaattatataaatagtgTAGGATATAATAGTGTTATAaattcctttttattttatataagaagtttttttaataataatttttattatgtgtATGAAATATATCCCATATATGGTAATATTAAAGataattcttattattgtaaatatgataataagaGAAAGACTTTAAATGATACTCAAAGATATTTATCTCAAATTATGTTATGTgcttttttcatttctaCAATGTTAGCaattaaaagaatttatatatataaaaattccTATTCTAGTTTAAATTTTGttaaaaattttgtatTACATAATGAACAtcttcataatatattaggCCATAAACAAGTACAAATATTAAGTATATCAGGGAtacatgaaaaaaattatctcaacagtaaaatattttttcaagtaaaagaaaaacaagGTGTTATTCAAATGACAGCTACTCGAAATTCTTCAGATAcctctttttttcttctacACGCAAAGTTATTATTGAATAATGAAATGAttgaattaaaaaaagaaatttaa
- a CDS encoding Rh5 interacting protein, putative: MFRIFFTLLIIVLINKISAIDLIEGIFYEKNEIDKLTFSLDHRVRDNLKTDLILNNNGENDYAYLNKYVYTILNRDSTEKIKTFFSHNKDMKSCDYFISKQYNSSDKTNQICYKKTFCGVVIPNSEEIKTNKITNDKLYCAHFNSTHIIIYYISQPLLLEPDVVYEETFFEKGKHDQINCQGMYISLRSVHVHTYNAILQQETLTYIKNLCDGKNNCKFDFDSIKYENKSLTYYLFFINIQYQCISPLNLQKNEMCDVYNEDINKATCKYGFNRIELLTNACEENYRCTQDICSVNQFCDGENETCTCKTSLLPSAKNNCEYNDLCTVLNCPENSTCEQIRSGKKAECKCENGKYYHNNKCYTKNDLELAIKIEPHKKEKFYKNNLFQGKALKPEYIFMQCENGFSIEVINAYVSCYRVSFNLNKLKYVTQSLKKMCDGKTKCAYGNTIDPIDDLNHHNICNNFNTVFKYDYLCVFNNQNITSDMNSLLHSNIPSLYNSSILPDINKSKFRLISRNSRTNQYPRNNISMLEIQNEISSHNSNQFSTDPNTIGNNINNMNIKKVEIFRSRFSSKLQCQGGQINIDKAILKGGEGCNDLLLTTSLKSYCNELSECDIGLIYHFDTYCINDQYLFVSYSCSNLCNKCHNNSTCYGNRFNYDCFCDNPYISKYGNKVCERPNDCESVLCSQNQVCQILPNDKLICQCEEGYKNVKGKCVPDNKCDLLCPSNKVCVIENGKQTCKCSESFVLENGVCKCGDDYKIEDGINCIAKNKCKRKEYQNICTNPNEMCVYNEETDIVKCECKEHYYRSSRGECILNDYCKDINCKENEECSIVNFKPECVCKENLKKNDKGECIYENFCLINEGNCPKDSKCIYRENKPHECVCNKQGHVPVNGKCVLEDKCLHNKKCSENSICVNVMNKEPICVCTYNYYKKDGVCLIQNPCLKDNGGCSRNSECTLKYNKINCTCRENYKNKDDSCVPNTNENDESFTFQYNDDASIILGACGMIEFSYIYNQIIWKINNSKESYVFHYDYPTAGNIEVQIKNEKFHTIIYLKKKKGNTVIYDDFQVDHQTCIYENVFYYSNQN, encoded by the coding sequence atgttcagaattttttttacccTTCTTATAATAGTATTAATCAATAAAATATCGGCAATTGATTTAATAGAAGgaattttttatgaaaaaaatgaaatagATAAATTAACATTTTCTCTCGATCATAGAGTTAGagataatttaaaaacaGATTTgattttaaataataatggtGAAAATGATTATGCTTATTTAAACAAATACGTTTATACTATATTAAATCGCGATTCAAcagaaaaaattaaaacatttttttctcataATAAAGACATGAAATCATGtgattattttatatcaaaacaatataattcaagtgataaaacaaatcaaatatgttataaaaaaacattttgCGGAGTAGTAATACCAAATAgtgaagaaataaaaacaaataaaataacaaatgACAAACTTTATTGTGCACATTTCAATTCTACACATATAATCATTTATTACATATCACAACCACTTTTATTAGAACCTGATGTTGTTTATGAAGAAacattttttgaaaaagGAAAACATGATCAAATTAATTGCCAAGGTATGTATATATCTCTAAGATCTGTACATGTACATACATACAATGCTATATTACAACAAGAAACActtacatatattaaaaatttatgtGATGGAAAAAACAATTGTAAATTCGATTTTGATTCcataaaatatgaaaataaatcacttacttattatttgttttttattaatatacaATATCAATGTATAAGTCCTCTGAATCTAcagaaaaatgaaatgtGTGACGtatataatgaagatataaataaagcAACATGCAAATATGGTTTTAATAGAATAGAATTATTAACAAATGCATGTGAAGAAAATTATAGATGTACACAAGATATATGTTCAGTAAATCAATTTTGTGACGGAGAAAATGAAACTTGTACATGTAAAACATCATTATTACCATCAGCTAAAAACAATTGTGAATACAACGATTTATGTACTGTTTTAAATTGTCCTGAAAATTCCACATGTGAACAAATAAGAAGTGGGAAAAAAGCTGAATGTAAATGTGAAAATGGTAAATATTATcacaataataaatgttatacaaaaaatgaTTTAGAATTAGCCATAAAAATAGAACCacataaaaaagaaaaattttataaaaataatttatttcaaGGAAAAGCATTAAAACcagaatatatttttatgcAATGTGAAAATGGATTCTCTATAGAAGTTATTAATGCATATGTATCATGTTATAGAGTTTCTTTCAATCTAAACAAATTGAAATATGTTACACaatcattaaaaaaaatgtgtGATGGAAAAACCAAATGTGCTTATGGAAATACAATAGATCCAATAGATGATTTAaatcatcataatatatgtaataattttaatacagtatttaaatatgattatttatgtgtattcaataatcaaaatattaCTTCAGATATGAATTCACTTCTTCATTCTAATATAccatcattatataattcaagTATTCTACCagatattaataaatctAAATTCCGTTTGATTTCAAGAAACAGTCGAACCAACCAATATCCTCGTAACAATATATCCATGCTAGaaatacaaaatgaaatatcCTCACACAATTCAAATCAGTTTAGTACAGATCCAAATACAATtggtaataatataaacaatatgaatattaaaaaagtaGAAATTTTCAGAAGTCGTTTTTCAAGTAAATTACAATGCCAAGGGGgacaaataaatattgatAAAGCAATTCTAAAAGGTGGAGAAGGATGTAATGATTTACTTTTGACGACTTCTTTAAAATCATATTGTAATGAATTATCAGAATGTGATATTggtttaatatatcattttgaTACTTATTGTATAAATGATCAATATCTTTTTGTATCTTACAGCTGCTCCaatttatgtaataaatgTCATAACAATTCTACATGCTATGGGAACAGATTTAATTATGATTGTTTTTGTGATAATCCttatatttcaaaatatgGAAATAAAGTATGTGAACGTCCAAATGATTGTGAATCTGTTTTGTGTTCACAAAATCAAGTTTGCCAAATTCTTCCAAatgataaattaatatGTCAATGTGAAGAaggatataaaaatgttaaagGTAAATGTGTTCCAGACAACAAATGTGATCTTTTATGCCCATCAAACAAAGTTTGTGTTATCGAAAATGGAAAACAAACATGTAAATGTTCAGAAAGTTTTGTTCTAGAAAATGGTGTGTGTAAATGTGGTGATGATTATAAAATTGAAGATGGTATTAATTGTATAGccaaaaataaatgtaaaagaaaagaatatcaaaatatttGTACAAATCCAAATGAAATGTGTGTTTATAATGAAGAAACAGATATTGTAAAATGTGAATGTAAAGAACATTATTATAGATCATCAAGAGGTGaatgtatattaaatgattattgtaaagatattaattgtaaagaaaatgaagaatGTTCTATTGTAAACTTTAAACCAGAATGTGTATGTAAAGAAaatcttaaaaaaaatgataaaggAGAATGTATTTATGAAAACTTCTGTTTAATTAATGAAGGGAATTGTCCAAAAGATTcaaaatgtatttatagAGAAAATAAACCACATGAATGTGTATGTAATAAACAAGGTCATGTACCTGTCAATGGAAAATGTGTTTTAGAAGATAAATGTctacataataaaaaatgttcaGAAAATTCTATATGTGTAAATGTAATGAATAAAGAACCAATATGTGtatgtacatataattattataaaaaagatgGTGTATGTTTAATACAAAACCCTTGTCTAAAAGATAATGGTGGCTGCTCTAGAAATTCAGAGTGtacattaaaatataataaaattaattgtACATGTAgagaaaattataaaaataaagatgatTCTTGTGTACCTAATACAAATGAGAATGATGAAAGTTTTACATTCCAATATAATGACGATGCATCTATTATTCTTGGAGCATGTGGTATGATAgaattttcatatatatataaccaAATCATTtggaaaataaataacTCAAAAGAATCGTACGTATTTCATTATGATTATCCAACAGCAGGTAATATAGAAGttcaaattaaaaatgaaaaatttcacactattatatatttgaaaaaaaaaaagggcAATACTGTTATCTATGATGATTTCCAAGTAGATCATCaaacatgtatatatgaaaatgtattttattatagTAATCAGAATTag